From Cecembia calidifontis, one genomic window encodes:
- the sufC gene encoding Fe-S cluster assembly ATPase SufC has product MLSIKNLHASIEGNEILRGINLEVKAGEVHAIMGPNGSGKSTLASVLAGREEYEVTEGEVIFQGKNLLELSPEDRAREGVFLAFQYPVEIPGVSTTNFLRTAVNQVREYRGLEPLDAVKFLSVMKEKMKLVEIDQKLLSRSLNEGFSGGEKKRNEIFQMAMLEPTLSILDETDSGLDIDALRIVSNGVNKLKSPNNATIVVTHYQRLLDYIVPDYVHVLYKGRIVKSGSKELALELEEKGYDWIKEEAESASV; this is encoded by the coding sequence ATGTTATCCATAAAAAATCTACATGCTTCAATTGAAGGCAACGAAATCCTAAGAGGAATCAATCTGGAAGTTAAGGCAGGTGAGGTACATGCCATCATGGGACCAAACGGTTCCGGTAAATCAACCCTTGCCTCAGTATTGGCAGGAAGAGAAGAATATGAAGTTACAGAAGGAGAAGTGATCTTTCAGGGAAAAAACCTATTGGAACTTTCCCCTGAAGACCGTGCCAGAGAGGGAGTTTTCCTTGCATTCCAATATCCTGTAGAAATCCCGGGCGTAAGTACCACAAACTTTCTGCGTACTGCAGTCAACCAAGTAAGAGAATACCGTGGATTGGAGCCCTTGGATGCCGTTAAATTCCTTTCAGTAATGAAAGAAAAAATGAAATTGGTTGAAATTGACCAAAAACTTTTAAGCCGTTCACTCAACGAGGGTTTTTCAGGAGGTGAGAAAAAGAGGAATGAGATTTTCCAAATGGCAATGTTGGAGCCTACCTTGTCTATCTTGGACGAAACCGACTCCGGTTTGGATATTGATGCCTTGAGAATTGTATCCAATGGGGTGAATAAACTGAAATCTCCGAACAATGCAACTATTGTTGTGACCCATTACCAGAGACTTTTGGATTACATTGTCCCGGATTATGTGCACGTGTTGTACAAGGGAAGAATTGTAAAATCAGGTTCTAAGGAACTGGCCCTTGAATTGGAAGAAAAAGGATACGATTGGATCAAGGAAGAAGCTGAATCAGCTTCTGTCTAA
- a CDS encoding BrxA/BrxB family bacilliredoxin, translated as MYPENLIAPMRQELTDVGFQEFRTAEQVEDHLADHKGTTFIVINSVCGCAAGAARPGVRYALENSSVKPDVLATVFAGNDVEAVAKVRELHLPYPPSSPSMALFKDGELVHFIERHHIEGRNAKMIGDHLVEVFEHFCK; from the coding sequence ATGTACCCAGAAAATTTAATCGCTCCAATGAGACAAGAGCTTACTGACGTAGGCTTTCAGGAATTCAGGACAGCAGAGCAGGTGGAAGACCATCTAGCAGATCATAAAGGAACCACTTTTATTGTTATCAATTCTGTTTGTGGCTGTGCAGCAGGTGCTGCAAGACCTGGTGTTAGGTATGCCCTCGAAAACAGCAGCGTAAAACCTGATGTTCTTGCCACCGTTTTTGCAGGAAATGACGTGGAAGCTGTGGCCAAAGTTAGAGAATTGCATCTACCCTACCCTCCTTCCTCTCCTTCTATGGCATTGTTCAAAGACGGTGAATTGGTACACTTTATAGAAAGACACCACATTGAAGGTAGAAATGCCAAAATGATCGGAGATCATTTGGTAGAGGTATTTGAGCATTTCTGCAAATAA
- a CDS encoding citrate synthase, with translation MSEIAKLSYGGKDFELPIIEGTENEKAIDIAKLRAQTGLITLDPGYKNTGSTTSSITFLDGEQGVLRYRGYRIEDLAEKSSFLEVAYLLIYGELPTQQQYEKFTREITTHTLVHEDIKKILDGFPSNAHPMGVLSSLVCSLTAFYPESLDPTRDEADVNLSIVRLLAKMPTFAAWAYKNEVGHPVNYPDNSLDYCSNFLKMMFALPAERYEVDPVVAKALDQLLILHADHEQNCSTSTVRIVGSSQASIYASISAGINALWGPLHGGANQAVIEMLEAIKADGGDTKKFINKAKDKDDPFRLMGFGHRVYKNFDPRATIIKKAADDVLGKLGINDPVLDIAKELEHAALNDQYFVDRKLYPNVDFYSGIIYRAMGIPTEMFTVLFALGRLPGWIAQWKEMRHNAEPIGRPRQIYTGEKERDYVSMNRRG, from the coding sequence ATGTCCGAAATCGCTAAGTTATCGTACGGAGGAAAGGATTTTGAACTCCCCATCATTGAGGGTACTGAAAATGAAAAGGCAATTGATATTGCCAAATTGAGGGCCCAAACCGGTTTAATCACCTTAGACCCAGGTTACAAAAATACAGGTTCCACTACCAGTTCTATCACCTTTTTGGATGGCGAGCAGGGCGTCCTGAGATACAGAGGTTACCGTATTGAGGATTTGGCCGAAAAATCATCTTTTTTGGAAGTTGCCTACCTATTGATTTATGGAGAACTACCTACCCAGCAACAATACGAAAAATTCACAAGAGAAATAACTACCCATACATTGGTGCATGAGGATATTAAAAAAATCCTGGATGGATTCCCATCCAATGCACATCCAATGGGTGTTCTTTCTTCCCTTGTTTGTTCCCTGACTGCATTTTACCCTGAATCTTTGGACCCAACCAGGGACGAAGCGGATGTAAATCTTTCCATCGTCAGGTTACTAGCAAAAATGCCAACTTTCGCAGCTTGGGCTTACAAAAATGAAGTCGGACATCCGGTAAACTATCCTGATAACAGTCTGGATTATTGCTCCAACTTCTTAAAAATGATGTTTGCATTGCCTGCAGAAAGGTATGAAGTAGATCCGGTTGTTGCCAAAGCCCTTGACCAATTGTTGATCTTACATGCTGATCATGAACAGAACTGTTCTACCTCCACTGTCCGCATCGTGGGTTCTTCCCAGGCCAGCATTTATGCTTCCATCTCTGCTGGCATCAATGCCCTTTGGGGACCGCTTCACGGCGGTGCCAATCAGGCGGTAATTGAAATGTTGGAAGCCATCAAAGCCGATGGTGGTGATACCAAAAAATTCATCAACAAAGCCAAAGACAAGGACGATCCTTTCAGATTGATGGGCTTTGGGCACAGGGTTTACAAAAACTTTGACCCAAGAGCGACTATCATTAAAAAAGCAGCAGATGATGTGCTTGGCAAACTTGGAATCAACGACCCGGTATTGGATATCGCAAAAGAACTTGAACATGCAGCTTTGAATGACCAATACTTTGTAGATAGAAAACTTTATCCTAACGTGGATTTCTACTCCGGTATCATTTACAGAGCCATGGGAATCCCAACCGAGATGTTTACTGTTCTGTTCGCCTTGGGAAGACTTCCGGGATGGATAGCTCAATGGAAAGAAATGAGACATAATGCAGAACCTATCGGAAGACCCCGCCAGATTTATACTGGGGAAAAAGAAAGGGATTATGTTTCCATGAACAGAAGAGGTTAA
- a CDS encoding SufE family protein has protein sequence MSSIVDIQNEIISEFSILGDDKESTIFYIMELGGQLPEYPESEKTDENIIKGCQSKVWLTARENGDKIEFLADSNTDITKGLISLLIRVLSGRSPEEILNADLFFIDKIGMGNIIGSQRSNGLASMIKQMKLYALAFQTKQNA, from the coding sequence ATGAGCAGCATCGTAGATATTCAAAATGAGATAATTTCCGAATTCAGCATCCTGGGAGATGATAAGGAATCCACTATATTCTATATCATGGAATTGGGTGGACAACTGCCTGAATACCCGGAATCTGAAAAAACGGACGAGAATATCATCAAAGGCTGCCAATCAAAAGTCTGGTTAACTGCCAGAGAAAATGGTGACAAAATTGAATTTCTCGCTGATTCCAATACAGATATCACTAAAGGGCTAATAAGCCTATTGATCAGGGTACTTTCCGGAAGAAGTCCAGAAGAAATTTTAAATGCAGACCTTTTCTTTATTGACAAAATAGGAATGGGCAATATTATAGGGTCCCAAAGGTCCAATGGTCTTGCTTCCATGATCAAACAGATGAAATTGTATGCATTGGCTTTTCAAACTAAACAAAATGCCTGA
- the sufD gene encoding Fe-S cluster assembly protein SufD: MTTLTKNKIADQIVSEHGLLQNFDSLREKAIAFLTEKGLPAPKEEEYKFTAITKKLEQSIQHYSPAKPIDLTEKDVQRNIFGRFDGDVLVFNNGQFSQELSRLSGQDYQLSLLSQNTPSEFGKIAKLEKDPFVALNTATFQDGVHIQVGRNKKIEKPIFFLFFNKANEGQVITSRLHIVVEDNAEVTFLGNSVSMDENAYFSNAVTEIKVAQNAHVHFSRLQNENKKAVVVDNFETDIHRDATFTSTVISLSGDMVRNNLSLNLLDSGCEGNMFGLYLLNGKTHVDNHTNVDHTKPHAESNELYKGILADQSRGVFNGKIFVRQDAQKTNAFQQNNNILLSEDATVNTKPQLEIWADDVKCSHGCTTGQLDEEALFYLQARGLGKEQAKGLLLYAFAGEVLDKISDEHFRDYVTEIVQERLGGNQ; the protein is encoded by the coding sequence ATGACAACATTGACTAAAAATAAAATTGCAGATCAGATAGTTTCTGAGCATGGCTTGCTTCAGAATTTTGATTCTCTCCGTGAAAAAGCGATTGCTTTTTTAACCGAAAAAGGCCTGCCTGCTCCGAAAGAAGAGGAATATAAATTTACTGCGATTACCAAAAAACTTGAACAATCCATTCAGCATTACTCGCCTGCTAAACCAATTGATTTGACTGAGAAAGATGTTCAAAGAAACATTTTCGGGAGGTTTGATGGGGATGTGTTGGTTTTTAATAATGGCCAATTTTCTCAGGAATTATCCAGGCTTTCAGGACAGGATTACCAATTGTCTTTACTTAGCCAAAACACCCCTTCGGAGTTTGGAAAAATTGCCAAATTGGAAAAAGACCCATTTGTGGCATTGAATACTGCCACTTTCCAAGATGGTGTACATATCCAAGTGGGAAGAAACAAGAAGATAGAAAAGCCAATTTTCTTTCTTTTTTTCAACAAAGCCAATGAAGGACAGGTAATTACTTCCAGGCTTCATATTGTAGTGGAAGACAATGCAGAAGTTACTTTCCTTGGAAACTCGGTCTCTATGGATGAAAATGCCTACTTCTCCAATGCAGTCACCGAAATCAAGGTAGCACAAAATGCCCATGTGCATTTTAGCAGGTTGCAGAACGAAAATAAGAAAGCGGTAGTAGTGGATAATTTTGAAACAGATATCCACCGTGATGCTACTTTTACTTCCACAGTAATCTCATTGTCAGGAGATATGGTAAGAAACAACCTAAGCCTTAATCTTTTGGATTCTGGCTGTGAGGGCAACATGTTTGGTTTGTACCTGCTTAATGGAAAAACCCATGTCGATAACCACACCAATGTGGACCATACCAAGCCACATGCTGAATCAAACGAACTCTATAAAGGTATACTAGCCGACCAATCCAGGGGAGTTTTCAATGGGAAAATCTTTGTAAGACAAGATGCCCAGAAAACCAATGCCTTTCAGCAAAACAACAACATCTTGCTTTCTGAGGATGCCACGGTGAATACCAAACCACAACTTGAAATTTGGGCTGATGATGTAAAATGCTCTCACGGATGTACTACAGGACAATTGGATGAAGAAGCCTTATTTTACCTTCAGGCCAGAGGTTTGGGTAAAGAGCAAGCCAAAGGTCTTTTGTTGTATGCATTTGCAGGAGAAGTACTCGACAAAATTTCCGATGAACATTTCAGAGACTATGTTACTGAAATTGTCCAGGAAAGGTTGGGGGGAAATCAATAA
- a CDS encoding DUF59 domain-containing protein: MSETTENNIPEIPQQELKEKVINAIKQVYDPEIPVDVYELGLIYEITVYPVNNVYILMTLTSPNCPSAEFIPSEIKDKIQQIQGVNHVELELTFDPPYSQDMMSEAAKLELGFL, translated from the coding sequence ATGTCAGAAACAACTGAAAACAACATTCCAGAAATACCACAACAAGAACTCAAGGAGAAAGTCATCAATGCCATCAAGCAAGTGTATGACCCTGAAATCCCAGTTGACGTCTATGAGCTTGGACTGATCTATGAAATTACTGTCTACCCCGTAAACAATGTTTACATCCTCATGACCTTGACTTCACCGAACTGTCCTTCAGCTGAGTTTATCCCATCTGAAATAAAAGACAAAATCCAACAGATTCAGGGGGTCAACCATGTGGAACTTGAACTAACATTTGATCCTCCTTACTCACAGGATATGATGTCAGAAGCAGCAAAATTAGAACTTGGATTTCTTTAA
- a CDS encoding cysteine desulfurase gives MSINIDQIRSLFPVLHQEVHGKPLIYFDNAATTQKPTSVIEALAKYYEHDNSNIHRGAHTLADRATRYFEKSREAVKDFIRAKEEAEIIFTKGTTDGINLVAATFGRKFINKGDEILISTMEHHSNIVPWQMLCEEKEAVLKVIPITDEGEIIWEAFLNLLSEKTKLVSIVHASNALGTINPVKDIIAKAHEVGAKVLVDAAQSTSHLEIDVQDLDCDFLVFSAHKLYGPTGLGVLYGKREILEAMPPYQGGGEMIKEVSFAKTTFNEIPFKFEAGTPNIGDVIAFKKSLDFINELGKKRIKAHEDELLAYATSGLNEIKGFVPVGTAKEKVSVISFNINGMHPFDVGMMLDAKGIAVRTGHHCTQPLMQRFGIEGTVRASFAVYNNKSEIDQLVESVARIAKIKNK, from the coding sequence ATGTCAATAAATATTGATCAGATCAGGTCCTTGTTTCCTGTCCTTCACCAAGAGGTGCATGGCAAGCCCTTGATTTATTTTGACAATGCTGCTACGACACAAAAGCCAACAAGTGTCATTGAGGCCCTTGCCAAATATTATGAGCATGACAACTCCAACATTCACCGTGGAGCACATACCTTAGCGGATCGGGCCACCAGGTATTTCGAAAAATCCAGGGAGGCGGTAAAGGACTTTATCAGGGCAAAAGAAGAAGCTGAAATCATCTTTACAAAAGGTACAACTGATGGCATCAATCTGGTAGCTGCCACCTTTGGCAGAAAATTCATCAATAAAGGAGATGAAATCCTGATATCCACCATGGAGCATCACTCCAATATTGTTCCTTGGCAGATGCTTTGCGAAGAAAAGGAAGCCGTGCTCAAGGTAATTCCCATTACGGATGAAGGAGAAATAATATGGGAAGCCTTTTTAAACCTGCTTTCTGAAAAAACCAAATTGGTATCCATTGTACATGCATCCAACGCCTTGGGCACAATCAATCCTGTAAAGGATATCATTGCAAAAGCGCATGAAGTTGGTGCAAAAGTCCTGGTAGATGCTGCCCAGTCCACCAGTCATCTTGAAATTGATGTACAAGATTTAGACTGTGATTTCCTTGTTTTTTCTGCACACAAGCTTTACGGTCCCACGGGCCTAGGCGTCCTGTATGGCAAAAGGGAAATTTTGGAGGCCATGCCGCCCTATCAGGGAGGTGGAGAAATGATCAAAGAAGTCAGTTTCGCCAAAACCACTTTTAATGAAATCCCTTTCAAATTTGAAGCTGGGACACCGAATATTGGGGATGTGATCGCTTTTAAAAAATCCTTGGATTTCATCAACGAATTAGGAAAAAAAAGGATCAAGGCACATGAAGATGAGCTTTTAGCCTATGCAACATCAGGGTTAAATGAAATTAAAGGTTTTGTCCCTGTAGGAACCGCCAAAGAAAAGGTAAGTGTCATTTCCTTCAATATTAATGGAATGCACCCCTTTGATGTCGGAATGATGCTTGACGCAAAGGGAATAGCAGTCCGGACAGGTCACCACTGCACCCAGCCTTTGATGCAAAGATTTGGAATTGAGGGAACAGTTAGAGCTTCTTTTGCTGTTTATAACAACAAATCAGAAATAGACCAACTGGTAGAATCTGTTGCCAGAATAGCTAAAATCAAAAATAAATGA
- a CDS encoding Lrp/AsnC ligand binding domain-containing protein has translation MDKNLDIDNIDLKIISLLNDDAKTPYTEIAKKVFVSSGTVHVRMRKLEDMGIVKSATLNIDFSKLGYDISAFLGIYLEKSSLYDNVIEKLKGIPEVINAYYTTGNYSIFAKIICKDTNHLRTVLDNIQKVEGIDRTETLIVLEESINRPIQFFDK, from the coding sequence ATGGACAAAAATTTAGATATTGACAATATCGATTTAAAAATCATCTCATTATTAAATGATGATGCGAAGACACCCTACACGGAAATAGCCAAAAAAGTATTTGTATCTTCTGGAACAGTCCATGTACGGATGCGGAAACTTGAAGATATGGGTATTGTAAAAAGTGCTACCTTGAATATAGATTTTTCCAAACTAGGGTATGATATTTCGGCATTTTTGGGAATTTATCTGGAAAAAAGCTCCTTATATGACAATGTCATAGAAAAGCTGAAAGGAATTCCAGAAGTCATCAATGCCTATTATACTACAGGCAATTATTCTATTTTCGCGAAAATCATCTGTAAGGACACGAATCACTTAAGAACTGTCTTGGATAATATTCAAAAAGTAGAGGGAATTGACCGCACCGAAACGCTGATCGTTCTGGAAGAAAGCATTAACAGACCCATTCAGTTTTTTGACAAATAA
- the sufB gene encoding Fe-S cluster assembly protein SufB — MSKDNQILEEFTSKEYEHGWSVNLETEEAPPGLNEDIIRWISAKKEEPEWLLEWRLKAFSIWQNMKEPEWANVKYPKVDFQAIKYYSAPKQKNKPKNLDEVDPELLQIYERLGISLNEQKRLQGIAVDAVLDSVSVGTTFKETLSKLGIIFCSFSEAVKEHPELVKKYLGSVVPINDNYYAALNSAVFSDGSFCYIPKGVRCPMELSTYFRINAANTGQFERTLIVAEESSYVSYLEGCTAPQRDENQLHAAVVEIYAEKHAEVKYSTVQNWFPGDKEGKGGIYNFVTKRGICAGDHSKISWTQVETGSAVTWKYPSCILKGDYSVGEFYSVAVTNNYQQADTGTKMIHIGKNTKSRIVSKGISAGHSQNSYRGQVHVMKRATNARNFSQCDSLLMGDKCGAHTFPYIDIQNSTAKVEHEATTSKIGEDQIFYCNQRGIDTEDAVALIVNGYAKEVLNQLPMEFAVEAQKLLALTLEGSVG; from the coding sequence ATGAGCAAGGACAATCAGATTTTAGAAGAATTTACCTCCAAAGAATACGAACATGGCTGGTCTGTAAATCTTGAGACCGAAGAAGCTCCTCCTGGATTAAATGAGGACATCATCAGATGGATCTCCGCCAAAAAAGAAGAGCCAGAATGGCTTTTGGAATGGAGATTGAAAGCATTTTCCATCTGGCAAAACATGAAAGAGCCAGAGTGGGCTAACGTAAAATATCCTAAGGTTGATTTTCAGGCTATCAAATATTATTCTGCACCGAAGCAGAAGAATAAGCCAAAAAACCTTGACGAGGTGGATCCTGAGTTATTACAGATCTATGAAAGGTTAGGCATTTCCCTCAATGAACAAAAAAGACTTCAGGGAATTGCCGTGGATGCAGTCCTTGATTCTGTTTCGGTTGGCACTACTTTTAAAGAAACGCTCTCCAAACTAGGCATCATTTTCTGCTCTTTCAGTGAAGCGGTTAAAGAACACCCTGAATTGGTTAAAAAATACCTGGGCTCTGTAGTTCCTATCAATGACAATTACTATGCAGCTTTGAATTCTGCCGTGTTCTCTGATGGCTCATTCTGCTATATTCCAAAGGGGGTAAGATGTCCAATGGAGCTTTCCACCTATTTCAGGATCAATGCAGCCAATACAGGTCAATTTGAAAGAACCTTGATTGTTGCAGAGGAATCATCCTATGTTTCTTATCTGGAAGGTTGCACAGCTCCCCAAAGAGATGAAAATCAGCTACATGCCGCTGTTGTTGAAATCTATGCAGAAAAACATGCCGAGGTAAAATATTCTACAGTACAAAACTGGTTCCCCGGAGACAAGGAAGGAAAAGGAGGTATTTACAACTTTGTAACCAAACGAGGCATCTGTGCCGGAGATCACTCGAAAATTTCCTGGACACAGGTAGAAACAGGTTCTGCAGTCACCTGGAAATACCCTTCCTGTATTTTGAAGGGGGATTATTCAGTAGGTGAGTTCTACTCTGTTGCTGTTACCAATAATTATCAGCAAGCGGATACAGGAACCAAAATGATCCACATTGGCAAAAACACCAAATCAAGGATTGTATCAAAAGGTATATCTGCCGGACACTCCCAAAACTCTTACAGAGGCCAGGTTCATGTAATGAAAAGGGCCACAAATGCCAGGAACTTCTCCCAGTGTGATTCACTGCTCATGGGGGATAAATGTGGTGCACATACTTTTCCTTACATAGATATACAAAACTCGACCGCCAAAGTGGAGCATGAAGCAACTACCTCAAAAATCGGTGAAGATCAAATCTTCTACTGCAATCAGAGGGGTATCGATACAGAAGATGCAGTGGCATTGATCGTCAATGGTTATGCGAAGGAAGTTCTAAACCAATTGCCGATGGAATTTGCCGTAGAAGCACAAAAACTTCTTGCACTTACTCTAGAAGGCTCTGTTGGTTGA
- a CDS encoding IS4 family transposase, which yields MCILGLHQKQRPLMCNITLFSQIIKKIDRSTFKKLVQDKQTDKGCKGFDSWTHLVSMLFCHFAKSTSVRDISNGLRSATGNLNHLGISKAPSKSSISYQNKRRDADLFKDLYYSLLGSLGQQASLRRVKLKIKVPVYLLDATVISLCLSVFDWATFRTKKGAVKMHTLLDYDGKLPAYVNITEGSVADNKGAYNIPLEKGSVIVADRYYNDFPMLNIWDSKGVFFVIRHKDNLAYTVISERELPEKMAQHVLIDQEIELTNPQSKTKYPKKLRRVAVWDEKNQQTIEIITNNFTWAAQTIGDLYKSRWEIEVFFRDIKQLLHIKTFIGTSKNAVMIQIWTALITILLLKAMKASAKYGWHLSNLVAFIRLNIFVKIELQNWLDRPFEDHDKPPKYNPQGVLFPDYK from the coding sequence ATGTGTATTTTGGGTTTGCACCAAAAACAAAGACCTCTCATGTGTAATATTACATTGTTTTCACAGATTATTAAAAAGATTGACCGTTCAACTTTCAAAAAACTGGTTCAAGATAAGCAGACAGATAAAGGTTGTAAAGGTTTTGATAGCTGGACACATCTAGTATCAATGCTTTTCTGTCATTTTGCAAAAAGCACATCGGTAAGAGATATATCCAATGGTCTTCGTTCAGCTACGGGGAACCTAAACCATCTTGGGATTTCAAAGGCTCCTTCCAAGTCAAGTATCAGCTATCAGAACAAGCGGAGAGATGCTGATCTTTTTAAAGACCTTTATTATTCTCTTTTGGGAAGTTTAGGACAGCAGGCATCACTCAGGCGTGTCAAACTTAAAATCAAGGTGCCAGTATATCTTTTAGATGCAACAGTCATAAGCCTTTGCCTTTCTGTCTTCGACTGGGCCACATTCCGCACTAAAAAGGGCGCTGTTAAGATGCATACCCTGTTAGATTATGATGGTAAACTTCCTGCTTATGTGAACATTACAGAAGGAAGCGTAGCGGATAATAAAGGTGCTTACAATATACCTTTGGAAAAAGGTTCTGTTATCGTCGCAGACAGGTACTACAATGACTTTCCGATGCTAAATATTTGGGACAGCAAAGGGGTATTCTTTGTCATAAGGCATAAGGACAACCTGGCTTACACCGTGATCAGCGAACGGGAACTGCCAGAAAAAATGGCACAGCATGTTCTAATTGACCAAGAAATAGAACTGACCAACCCACAGTCTAAGACTAAGTATCCTAAAAAACTCAGAAGAGTGGCAGTCTGGGACGAGAAAAACCAACAGACCATAGAAATCATCACCAACAACTTCACCTGGGCAGCACAGACAATCGGAGACCTTTATAAATCAAGGTGGGAAATTGAAGTTTTTTTCAGGGATATTAAGCAGCTACTCCACATTAAGACATTCATTGGAACTTCAAAAAACGCAGTAATGATACAGATATGGACTGCCTTGATTACAATTTTACTGTTAAAAGCAATGAAAGCATCCGCAAAATACGGATGGCATCTGTCAAATCTAGTAGCATTTATCAGATTGAATATTTTCGTCAAAATTGAATTGCAAAATTGGCTGGACAGACCTTTTGAAGATCATGACAAACCCCCAAAATATAACCCACAGGGGGTTCTTTTTCCAGATTATAAATAA
- a CDS encoding acyl-CoA-binding protein translates to MKAHNLEEAFALTKKFTSKPNNEDLLKLYSLYKQATEGDNNEERPGGFDFVAAAKYNAWANLKGMSKEEASQAYVDLVNDLSEKHM, encoded by the coding sequence ATGAAAGCGCACAATCTGGAGGAAGCCTTTGCTCTCACCAAAAAATTTACAAGTAAACCTAACAATGAGGATTTACTAAAATTATACAGTCTTTACAAACAAGCCACGGAAGGAGACAACAATGAAGAACGCCCGGGTGGTTTTGATTTTGTAGCAGCAGCAAAATATAATGCCTGGGCAAATCTAAAAGGTATGTCCAAAGAAGAGGCATCCCAAGCATATGTAGATTTGGTCAACGACTTGTCTGAAAAACACATGTAA